In Microtus pennsylvanicus isolate mMicPen1 chromosome 12, mMicPen1.hap1, whole genome shotgun sequence, the following proteins share a genomic window:
- the Cckar gene encoding cholecystokinin receptor type A, giving the protein MDVVESLLMNGSNITPPCELGLENETLFCLDQPQPSKEWQPAVQILLYSLIFLLSVLGNTLVITVLIRNKRMRTVTNIFLLSLAVSDLMLCLFCMPFNLIPNLLKDFIFGSAMCKTTTYFMGTSVSVSTFNLVAISLERYGAICRPLQSRVWQTKSHALKVIAATWCLSFTIMTPYPIYSNLVPFTKNNNQTANMCRFLLPSDAMQQSWQTFLLLILFLIPGIVMVVAYGLISLELYQGIKFDASQKKSSKEKKLSSGSSRYEDSDGCYLQKSRHPRKLELQQLSTSSGSSRVNRIRSSSSAANLIAKKRVIRMLIVIVVLFFLCWMPIFSANAWRAYDTASAEKHLSGTPISFILLLSYTSSCVNPIIYCFMNKRFRLGFMATFPCCPNPGPPGVRGEVGEEEDGRTLGASLTRYSYSHMSPSAPPP; this is encoded by the exons ATGGACGTGGTCGAAAGCCTTCTTATGAATGGGAGCAACATTACTCCCCCCTGTGAACTCGGCCTGGAAAATGAGACTCTTTTCTGCCTGGATCAACCTCAACCTTCCAAAG AGTGGCAGCCTGCCGTGCAGATTCTCCTCTACTCCTTGATATTCCTCCTCAGTGTGCTGGGGAACACGCTGGTCATCACGGTGCTGATTCGGAACAAGAGGATGCGGACGGTCACCAACATCTTCCTGCTGTCCCTGGCTGTCAGTGACCTCATGCTCTGCCTCTTCTGCATGCCCTTCAACCTCATCCCCAACCTGCTCAAGGATTTCATCTTTGGAAGTGCTATGTGCAAGACCACCACCTACTTCATGG GCACTTCCGTGAGTGTCTCCACCTTCAACCTGGTAGCCATCTCTCTGGAGAGATACGGTGCCATCTGCAGACCCTTACAGTCCCGCGTCTGGCAAACGAAGTCCCACGCTTTGAAGGTCATCGCTGCCACCTGGTGCCTCTCCTTCACCATCATGACTCCGTATCCCATTTACAGCAACTTGGTGCCTTTTACGAAAAATAACAACCAGACGGCAAATATGTGCCGCTTCCTGTTGCCAAGCGATGCTATGCAGCAATCTTG GCAAACATTCCTGCTACTCATCCTGTTTCTCATCCCCGGGATTGTGATGGTGGTGGCCTATGGGCTGATCTCTCTGGAACTCTACCAAGGAATAAAATTTGACGCTAGCCAGAAGAAATCTTCTAAAG AGAAGAAGCTGAGCAGTGGCAGCAGCCGATATGAGGACAGTGATGGGTGTTACCTGCAGAAGTCCCGGCACCCGCGGAAGCTGGAGCTTCAGCAGCTGTCTACCAGCAGCGGCAGCAGCCGAGTCAACCGCATCAGGAGCAGCAGTTCCGCTGCCAACCTGATAGCCAAGAAGCGCGTGATTCGCATGCTCATCGTCATTGTGGTCCTCTTCTTCCTGTGCTGGATGCCCATCTTCAGTGCCAACGCCTGGAGGGCGTATGACACCGCTTCTGCTGAGAAACACCTCTCGGGGACTCCCAtctccttcatcctcctcctctcctacACCTCTTCCTGTGTGAATCCCATCATCTACTGCTTCATGAACAAACGGTTTCGCTTGGGCTTCATGGCCACCTTCCCCTGTTGTCCCAACCCTGGTCCCCCAGGGgtgagaggagaggtgggagaggaggaggatgggaggacCCTAGGGGCGTCACTGACCAGGTATTCCTACAGCCACATGAGCCCCTCTGCTCCACCCCCCTGA